From a region of the Sinorhizobium sp. B11 genome:
- a CDS encoding oligosaccharide flippase family protein, protein MSKGIIANSVMNAAAGMLLLVTGFVSSIITARLLGPEANGIVAFSLWLVVTGASIAELGSSITLLKTLPQLSAQGYSFEQRKGFASILVAFMVCSTLVLLGLYALFFLTSEEMHWADTAPSVALVTGMLFFIQAIGSFVKFYLIGEKRLGTFFQLTLIVSVFQLAGVAVGAVFYGVEGVLVGYALGQLVLFVATLPILFARRDRCGVSLKYLASSSVILSMQFIIDSIFLNRIELLFLQQFWSVEMVGFYAAGLSIANIALQLPIQMSGSLLPYYSERRHTSADSKFPVEAFAAVIRSMAYIVLPMSLGLAAISSELVHVVFGEAFDRSGGVVALLALVAPAYTLMQVLSLYLLSIDKANVRLKISVIGGLLMVVGCLLIVPRLAAEGAALVRIAVFVAMSVMMVRQTGFGTQLSGLYLSLAKIALAAVFCACGAITALEVIQGPIGLVAAMIAGAFAYFAALKVLRAVPVEDIQVLRSILDKIPALLQGPARRVVNFISTPTPERGEKKPDNEEFSREPAEGAGRAAALPVVFDGTIGLFMPEKADVEKRSAAVLFVSPWGFEEMCTRKFYRVAAEHFSDIGVPSLRFDYTGTGDALDFGDQAPGLEIWKNSIRAAAGKLKTLSGCSQVILVGQGLGGTLAHLTGHTIEGVDSIVLLAPVLSGRGHLREINMWSRIIHADLGLGKEHAQSAQVQIAGLSLPDTIAAEIGKLNIGSPQELASPNYLILERPARVDDTSFADALKALGGNVEQRVFEGYDELVTNPLFAKTPMAVIKLLAEWLVETTAPAPSVGHSSQAVENRPLAGDGFEEIPVRFGAFQHLIGVVSRPQGEIKGNAVLFMSTAYDRHAGWGRTTVDMARELARQGVVSLRFDSANVGDSVPRPDAPEQVLYSVTQTDDALASIDLLESFVAGPIMVAGRCSGGYVAFRAGIEDERLKAIVSINPFVYYWDPEMPVRREHVVSVPRSVDDYGQRMMRLDTVRRLFRGEVDVFAALQNIFIAVGRRLSPRIAPLVELIPGRRHIARQVRQSFAALGKRKVPLTLIYSEGDVGLDHMYFHFGPRGHKFARHPNVRLVMLQDADHNLTPPESRKLVLDEIVRLAKA, encoded by the coding sequence ATGTCGAAGGGCATTATTGCAAATTCGGTGATGAATGCAGCGGCGGGCATGCTGCTTCTGGTAACGGGGTTCGTTTCCTCGATCATAACCGCGCGTCTGCTCGGTCCGGAGGCGAACGGCATTGTTGCCTTTTCGCTCTGGCTCGTCGTCACCGGCGCCTCGATTGCCGAACTCGGCTCCAGCATCACGCTGCTGAAGACGCTGCCGCAGCTTTCGGCACAGGGCTACAGTTTCGAGCAACGCAAGGGGTTTGCCTCGATCCTGGTCGCCTTCATGGTCTGTTCCACGTTGGTGCTGCTCGGGCTCTACGCCCTGTTCTTCCTGACATCGGAGGAAATGCACTGGGCCGACACCGCGCCGTCGGTGGCGCTTGTGACAGGTATGCTCTTCTTCATCCAGGCGATCGGCTCCTTCGTCAAATTCTACCTCATCGGTGAAAAACGGCTCGGCACGTTCTTCCAGCTGACGCTGATCGTCTCGGTTTTCCAGCTTGCGGGCGTGGCGGTCGGTGCCGTCTTCTACGGGGTGGAGGGCGTGCTCGTCGGCTACGCGCTCGGCCAGTTGGTGCTTTTCGTTGCTACTTTGCCGATTCTTTTTGCCCGGCGCGATCGCTGCGGCGTATCGCTCAAATATCTGGCCTCGTCGTCCGTGATCCTGTCGATGCAATTCATCATCGACTCGATCTTCCTCAATCGTATCGAACTGCTTTTCCTGCAGCAGTTCTGGTCGGTGGAAATGGTCGGCTTCTATGCGGCGGGTCTGTCGATCGCCAATATAGCATTGCAGCTTCCGATCCAGATGAGCGGCAGCCTGCTGCCCTATTATTCGGAACGGCGGCACACCAGCGCCGACTCGAAGTTCCCGGTCGAGGCCTTTGCAGCCGTCATCCGCAGCATGGCCTATATCGTGCTGCCCATGAGCCTCGGGCTCGCCGCAATCTCCAGCGAACTGGTGCATGTGGTCTTCGGCGAAGCCTTCGATCGAAGCGGCGGAGTTGTTGCGCTGCTTGCGCTCGTCGCGCCAGCCTACACGCTCATGCAGGTTCTCAGCCTATACCTGCTTTCAATCGACAAGGCCAATGTACGGTTGAAAATCAGTGTGATAGGTGGCCTTCTTATGGTAGTGGGTTGTTTACTCATCGTACCTAGGCTGGCCGCCGAGGGTGCCGCACTTGTGCGCATCGCCGTATTTGTTGCGATGTCGGTAATGATGGTCAGACAAACGGGCTTCGGAACTCAGCTTTCGGGTCTTTATCTCAGCCTTGCGAAGATTGCGCTTGCGGCGGTATTTTGTGCTTGCGGCGCCATCACTGCGCTTGAGGTCATCCAGGGTCCGATCGGTCTTGTTGCTGCGATGATCGCCGGCGCGTTTGCTTACTTCGCTGCGTTGAAAGTCCTCCGTGCCGTTCCGGTCGAAGATATCCAGGTGCTGCGCTCGATCCTCGACAAGATACCGGCTCTCCTGCAGGGACCAGCAAGGCGTGTCGTCAATTTCATCTCTACGCCGACCCCCGAACGTGGGGAGAAGAAGCCCGATAACGAAGAGTTCTCGCGCGAGCCGGCCGAAGGTGCCGGCCGTGCCGCTGCCCTTCCTGTCGTGTTCGACGGGACGATCGGTCTCTTCATGCCGGAAAAGGCTGATGTTGAAAAACGCTCGGCTGCCGTTCTTTTCGTGAGCCCCTGGGGCTTCGAAGAAATGTGCACGCGGAAATTCTATCGCGTCGCGGCGGAGCATTTCTCTGACATTGGCGTGCCGAGCCTGCGTTTCGACTATACCGGGACGGGTGACGCGCTCGATTTCGGCGATCAGGCACCCGGTCTGGAAATCTGGAAGAATTCCATCCGCGCGGCAGCTGGAAAATTGAAGACGCTCAGCGGTTGCTCGCAGGTCATTCTTGTCGGCCAGGGTCTCGGCGGCACGCTTGCTCATCTGACCGGCCACACGATCGAGGGCGTCGACAGCATCGTGCTGCTTGCGCCTGTCCTCAGCGGCAGGGGGCATCTGCGCGAAATCAACATGTGGTCGCGGATCATTCATGCCGACCTCGGTCTCGGCAAGGAGCATGCGCAAAGCGCCCAGGTTCAGATCGCGGGCCTGAGCCTGCCGGACACGATTGCTGCCGAAATCGGCAAACTCAATATCGGTTCGCCGCAGGAGCTTGCGTCGCCGAATTACCTTATCCTCGAACGCCCGGCTAGGGTTGACGACACGAGTTTCGCTGACGCCCTGAAGGCACTCGGCGGCAATGTCGAGCAGCGCGTTTTCGAAGGTTATGACGAGCTGGTCACGAACCCGCTGTTTGCCAAGACGCCAATGGCAGTCATCAAGCTGCTTGCCGAATGGCTTGTCGAGACAACCGCGCCCGCCCCGTCCGTCGGTCACTCATCGCAGGCGGTCGAAAACCGGCCGCTCGCAGGTGACGGTTTTGAGGAGATCCCGGTTCGTTTCGGCGCCTTCCAGCATCTGATCGGCGTCGTCAGCCGGCCGCAGGGCGAGATCAAGGGTAACGCCGTGCTCTTCATGTCGACGGCCTATGACCGCCATGCCGGCTGGGGGCGGACGACTGTCGATATGGCGCGCGAGCTCGCTCGCCAGGGCGTCGTTTCGCTGCGCTTCGATTCTGCCAATGTCGGCGACAGCGTTCCGCGTCCGGATGCCCCGGAACAGGTTCTCTATTCAGTGACACAGACGGACGATGCACTGGCCTCCATCGATTTGCTGGAGAGCTTCGTCGCCGGCCCGATCATGGTCGCGGGTCGCTGCAGCGGCGGTTATGTGGCTTTTCGCGCGGGTATCGAGGACGAGCGCCTGAAGGCGATCGTTTCCATCAATCCCTTTGTTTACTACTGGGATCCGGAAATGCCGGTGCGGCGCGAGCACGTCGTCTCGGTTCCACGCAGCGTCGATGATTACGGCCAGCGGATGATGCGGCTCGACACGGTCAGGCGGCTGTTCCGCGGGGAGGTCGATGTCTTCGCTGCTCTGCAGAATATCTTTATCGCGGTCGGCCGCCGGCTTTCGCCGCGCATCGCGCCGCTCGTGGAACTCATTCCGGGCCGTCGTCATATCGCACGCCAGGTGCGTCAGTCCTTTGCGGCGCTTGGCAAACGCAAGGTGCCGCTGACGCTGATCTACAGCGAAGGCGATGTCGGTCTCGACCACATGTATTTCCACTTCGGTCCGCGTGGCCACAAGTTCGCCCGGCATCCGAACGTGCGTCTGGTGATGCTGCAGGATGCAGACCACAATCTGACGCCGCCGGAATCGCGCAAGCTGGTACTGGACGAGATCGTCCGGCTGGCGAAAGCTTAG
- a CDS encoding glycosyltransferase family 4 protein: protein MRGVYRSVRGHLLQRLIVKSRLAFNPRRPVEIVGYLSMAAGVGESARLCAAALSQAGREIMLADVSTHPDEGKLIEWTSEQIAGGQPGSRIWHLNPPMLPRAILKKGLGNFTRAFNIGYWAWELEVVPAEWRNAMHYMNAVFVPSEFTRRAIAPHTTAPVIVVPHPVTERPAADGIRQKFGIAADAFLVSFVFSAGSSINRKNPQAAIEAFRLFSAECPHAFLLMKASGNPVRDEALRTLMQSVEGDRNIRIVTDNLARSEINGIIRDSNVYLSLHRSEGFGLTVAEAIMHRTPVISTGWSGTADFCDPDNTWLVEPSLIPVVDSHPEFADLTAVWADPSPATAAAHLKSIYSNPEAAKQKAEAARTYLVRHLAEHSYDKALSRLSAMQAS, encoded by the coding sequence TTGCGGGGCGTCTATCGAAGCGTGCGCGGGCATCTGTTGCAGCGGCTGATTGTCAAATCGCGGCTTGCCTTCAATCCGCGCCGACCGGTCGAGATTGTCGGTTATCTGTCGATGGCGGCAGGTGTGGGCGAATCCGCACGGCTTTGCGCTGCCGCGCTCTCCCAGGCAGGCCGTGAGATCATGCTTGCGGATGTAAGCACACATCCGGATGAAGGCAAGCTGATCGAATGGACGTCCGAGCAAATCGCCGGCGGACAGCCGGGAAGCCGCATATGGCATCTCAATCCGCCCATGCTGCCGCGCGCGATCCTTAAGAAGGGTCTCGGCAATTTCACCCGTGCCTTCAATATCGGCTATTGGGCCTGGGAGCTGGAAGTGGTGCCGGCGGAATGGCGCAATGCCATGCACTATATGAACGCTGTCTTCGTTCCCTCGGAATTCACCAGGCGGGCAATCGCGCCGCATACGACTGCACCTGTCATTGTCGTGCCGCACCCGGTGACGGAGCGGCCGGCTGCTGACGGCATCAGGCAGAAGTTCGGGATTGCCGCGGATGCTTTCCTCGTCTCGTTCGTCTTCAGCGCCGGTTCCTCGATCAACCGCAAGAACCCGCAGGCGGCGATCGAGGCCTTCAGGCTCTTCAGCGCCGAATGCCCCCATGCCTTCCTGCTGATGAAGGCGAGTGGCAATCCGGTCCGGGACGAGGCACTCCGCACGCTCATGCAATCCGTGGAAGGCGACCGCAACATCAGGATCGTTACAGACAATCTGGCGCGTTCGGAGATCAACGGCATCATCCGCGATTCCAATGTCTATCTTTCGCTGCATCGTTCGGAGGGTTTCGGCCTGACGGTGGCTGAAGCGATCATGCATCGCACGCCCGTCATCTCGACCGGTTGGTCAGGCACGGCTGATTTCTGCGATCCCGACAATACATGGCTGGTCGAGCCGTCGCTTATTCCCGTCGTCGACAGCCATCCGGAATTTGCCGATCTCACTGCCGTCTGGGCCGATCCTTCACCCGCGACCGCGGCGGCGCATTTGAAGAGCATCTATTCCAATCCCGAGGCTGCGAAGCAGAAAGCAGAGGCGGCGCGGACCTATCTGGTGCGCCACCTCGCCGAGCACAGCTACGACAAGGCGCTTTCACGGCTTTCTGCGATGCAGGCGAGCTAA
- a CDS encoding glycoside hydrolase family 2 protein, with product MRGRLASIGAEESLLTEGWNLVLTEPDACATPHDIHLSAQFIPAPVPGTVAAALERAGLFDRENPQALNTRDAWYLTRLFDAEPGEALLRFQGLATICHVFLNGVEILFSESMFTVHEIPVTLAGGDELALCFRALAPRLGEPGPRARWRPQMITPQGLKNIRTTLLGHMPGWCPEIHAVGPWRPISLVRRSVASVDNVTVRAVLEENGTGRLSVSLHADGEEPVMLLRCAGIEQGFEKIGDRHYSAILKLPEVEAWWPHTHGAPHLYDVTLVLDGEEQSLGRTGFRRIEVDHGADGSDFALCVNGERIFCRGAVWTTADIARLPGERADYEPFLRLAAEAGMNMIRIGGTMAYETPEFFALCDELGLMVWQDFMFANFDYPKNDKAFIGHVHAEVEEFLHGVQLSPSLAVLCGGNEIHQQAAMFGLPSDFWSGPITDEIIPAICQRMRPDVPYVPNSPYGGAMPFSPNVGVTHYYGVGAYMRPLEDARRAEVRFAAESLAFAHVPQQKTLQRHLDVPSVHTPLWKERVPRDRGASWDFEDVRDFYLGLLYDVDPAKLRREDPERYLDLSRAVTGEVLEETFAEWRRKGSTCNGALVWTLQDLLPGPGWGVIDSTGEPKPVWHAMRRAFRPAQAVFTDEGTNGLYVHVINETDKVVALELDVACLREGRQQVASGSKAFNLDPRSVERIACTDLFGGFFDATYAFRFGAPSHDVSVAWLRSAMDGALLAQAFHFPRGRVKAFHDATIEASFLREGDDWFITLTTDRLAQSVHIDVEGYRAEEDWFHLAPGPAKRVKLIAAAGIDRDALPAGEIRSVGALRRFAL from the coding sequence GGGAAAATCCTCAGGCGCTCAACACCAGGGACGCCTGGTATCTGACCCGCCTCTTCGATGCGGAGCCGGGCGAGGCGCTCCTGCGTTTTCAGGGGCTGGCGACGATCTGCCATGTTTTTCTGAACGGCGTTGAGATCCTTTTCTCCGAGAGCATGTTCACCGTCCATGAAATACCGGTGACGCTCGCAGGCGGTGATGAACTGGCGCTCTGCTTCCGGGCGCTCGCCCCGCGCCTTGGAGAACCCGGACCGCGAGCCCGCTGGCGCCCGCAGATGATCACGCCGCAAGGGCTGAAGAACATCCGCACGACGCTGCTCGGGCATATGCCCGGCTGGTGCCCGGAGATCCATGCGGTCGGGCCATGGCGACCGATCTCGCTCGTGCGCCGAAGCGTTGCCTCTGTCGACAATGTCACGGTGCGTGCCGTTCTGGAGGAAAACGGAACAGGACGGCTCAGCGTTTCTCTTCATGCCGATGGCGAAGAGCCTGTGATGCTGCTGCGCTGCGCCGGTATCGAGCAGGGTTTCGAGAAGATCGGTGACAGGCATTATTCGGCAATCCTCAAGCTGCCCGAGGTCGAGGCGTGGTGGCCGCATACGCATGGCGCGCCGCATCTCTATGATGTGACGCTGGTTCTTGACGGCGAGGAACAGTCGCTCGGCAGGACGGGATTTCGGCGTATCGAGGTCGACCACGGCGCTGACGGCAGTGATTTCGCGCTTTGCGTCAACGGCGAACGGATCTTCTGCCGTGGCGCAGTCTGGACGACTGCCGACATAGCGCGGCTGCCGGGCGAGCGCGCCGATTATGAGCCCTTTCTGCGGCTTGCTGCCGAAGCCGGCATGAACATGATCCGCATCGGCGGGACCATGGCGTATGAGACGCCGGAATTCTTCGCGCTCTGCGACGAACTTGGGCTGATGGTCTGGCAGGACTTCATGTTCGCCAATTTCGACTATCCGAAGAACGACAAGGCCTTTATCGGCCATGTGCATGCCGAGGTGGAGGAATTCCTCCACGGCGTACAGCTTTCGCCGTCGCTCGCCGTGCTCTGCGGCGGTAACGAAATCCACCAGCAGGCGGCGATGTTCGGCCTGCCCTCGGATTTCTGGAGCGGGCCGATTACCGACGAGATCATCCCGGCGATCTGCCAGCGCATGCGGCCTGACGTCCCTTACGTGCCGAATTCGCCTTATGGCGGAGCGATGCCCTTTTCGCCCAATGTGGGCGTCACGCATTATTACGGCGTCGGCGCCTATATGCGGCCGCTTGAGGATGCGCGCCGCGCGGAGGTGCGCTTTGCGGCGGAAAGCCTCGCCTTCGCGCATGTGCCGCAGCAGAAGACCTTGCAACGGCATCTCGACGTGCCCTCAGTTCACACTCCGCTCTGGAAAGAGCGGGTGCCGCGCGACCGCGGCGCTTCCTGGGATTTCGAGGATGTCAGGGATTTCTATCTCGGGCTTCTCTATGACGTCGACCCCGCCAAGCTTCGCCGTGAAGATCCCGAACGTTATCTCGACCTGTCGCGCGCCGTCACAGGTGAGGTGCTGGAGGAAACCTTTGCCGAATGGCGCCGCAAGGGATCGACCTGCAACGGGGCGCTTGTCTGGACCCTGCAGGATCTGTTGCCTGGTCCCGGCTGGGGCGTGATCGATTCCACTGGCGAGCCCAAACCTGTCTGGCATGCGATGCGCCGGGCCTTCCGTCCTGCGCAGGCAGTCTTTACGGACGAGGGGACGAATGGCCTCTATGTTCATGTCATCAATGAAACCGACAAGGTGGTGGCTCTCGAACTCGATGTCGCCTGCCTCCGTGAGGGGCGCCAGCAGGTCGCGAGCGGTAGCAAGGCCTTCAATCTCGATCCAAGAAGCGTGGAGCGGATTGCCTGCACCGATCTCTTCGGCGGCTTCTTCGATGCCACTTATGCCTTTCGTTTCGGTGCGCCATCGCATGACGTCAGCGTTGCCTGGCTGCGCTCGGCGATGGACGGCGCGCTGCTGGCGCAGGCTTTTCATTTCCCGCGTGGCCGGGTGAAAGCCTTCCACGACGCGACGATCGAGGCGTCCTTCCTGCGTGAGGGCGATGATTGGTTTATCACGCTTACGACCGACAGGCTTGCCCAGTCGGTGCATATCGACGTCGAAGGCTACCGGGCCGAAGAGGACTGGTTCCATCTGGCACCAGGCCCTGCCAAGCGAGTGAAGCTCATCGCCGCTGCGGGCATTGATCGCGATGCATTGCCGGCAGGCGAAATCAGGAGCGTCGGCGCCTTGCGCCGTTTCGCGCTTTAG